One stretch of Schlesneria sp. DSM 10557 DNA includes these proteins:
- the ureB gene encoding urease subunit beta, with translation MIPGEYILDGEDIELNKGRPITTITVNNTGDRPIQIGAHFHFFEVNRALVFDRSLAYGKKLDLPSGTSVRFEPGDVKEVKLIPYLGHRVIYGFNGLVMGRLDDPYTRECSMKRCIEQNFGHKPAEPEGQAKTAKATKPPKSSK, from the coding sequence ATGATTCCTGGTGAGTACATCCTTGATGGCGAAGACATTGAGCTGAATAAGGGACGTCCGATCACGACAATCACGGTCAACAACACGGGTGACCGACCCATTCAAATTGGTGCTCACTTCCACTTCTTCGAAGTCAATCGCGCCCTCGTCTTCGATCGATCGCTGGCTTACGGGAAGAAACTGGACCTCCCCAGCGGAACCTCCGTTCGTTTCGAACCAGGTGATGTCAAAGAAGTCAAACTGATCCCTTATCTGGGCCACAGGGTGATCTACGGATTTAACGGATTGGTGATGGGCCGTCTGGATGATCCCTACACCCGTGAATGCAGCATGAAACGCTGTATTGAGCAGAACTTCGGACACAAGCCAGCCGAGCCTGAAGGGCAGGCGAAAACCGCCAAAGCGACCAAGCCGCCGAAGTCATCCAAGTAG
- a CDS encoding urease subunit gamma — protein sequence MNLLPQERDKLLIYVAAQVARDRKARGLKLNVPESVALITAELMELARDGKSVAEIMSSGREILTRDDVMEGVPEMVTMIQVEPTFPDGSKLVTVHEPIR from the coding sequence ATGAATCTGCTACCTCAAGAACGTGACAAGCTGCTGATTTACGTGGCAGCTCAAGTAGCCCGCGATCGCAAAGCGCGCGGACTCAAATTGAATGTTCCCGAATCGGTCGCCTTGATCACAGCGGAATTGATGGAACTCGCCCGTGACGGCAAGTCAGTTGCCGAGATCATGAGCAGTGGACGCGAAATCCTCACTCGAGATGACGTGATGGAAGGTGTTCCGGAAATGGTCACCATGATTCAGGTGGAGCCAACCTTCCCGGACGGAAGCAAGCTTGTCACCGTTCACGAACCCATTCGTTAA
- a CDS encoding DUF2760 domain-containing protein, with protein MGRVLTAFRAFFGALFNAAIAARVEQALKAGAEGGVSGLETTVPVVPPQLQETKPLQNGGITLLAALQREARLIDFLKEDITPYTNDQVGAAVREIHRDSQSVLDRFFAIRSILTEEEGASVEVPAGFDAGRYRLTGKLAGTGPFRGILRHHGWEATQCEMPAFTGSDSAAKTIAPAEVEIL; from the coding sequence ATGGGTAGAGTTTTAACAGCGTTTCGAGCATTCTTCGGAGCGTTGTTCAATGCTGCGATCGCGGCTCGGGTCGAACAGGCGCTCAAGGCAGGAGCCGAAGGTGGGGTTTCGGGTCTGGAGACCACGGTGCCCGTGGTGCCGCCGCAGCTTCAGGAAACCAAGCCGCTGCAAAACGGCGGGATTACCTTGCTCGCAGCCCTTCAGCGCGAAGCACGTTTGATCGATTTCCTGAAAGAAGACATCACCCCTTACACGAACGATCAAGTGGGAGCGGCCGTCCGGGAAATCCACCGTGACAGTCAAAGCGTGCTCGACCGATTCTTCGCAATTCGATCGATCCTGACTGAAGAAGAAGGGGCTTCGGTTGAAGTTCCTGCTGGCTTCGACGCGGGTCGATACCGGCTGACGGGGAAATTAGCAGGAACGGGCCCCTTCCGCGGAATACTGCGTCACCATGGCTGGGAAGCCACCCAGTGTGAAATGCCCGCCTTCACGGGCAGTGATTCGGCAGCGAAGACGATTGCTCCGGCGGAAGTCGAAATCCTCTAA
- a CDS encoding urea transporter yields MSTSQTDTPLPNSVASPDLLWENAAVVLKGIGQVFFQENALSGLLFVIGIAFGAPLEAVGGVVGSLIGLATARTLKFDEGETRAGIYGFNSALVGMATFFYFRPGLVSLLLLLVGCVVATLLTRWMRHSLPFPTYTTPFIVTTWGIYFLGRSLGAVHVDPGAPLRDVGVLSVIAHGIGQVMFQGTLWGGVFFLLGIAISNRTHAVWVLLGSVVGMLVSAYHATAGSDALHIERLLEHAHSDNIALGLYGYNATLTAVALYLWRKSVIPPLLGMILSVPVTELIPTLGLPALTAPFVLTTWLVMLLGWTEASLLKKSAASPS; encoded by the coding sequence GTGAGCACTAGCCAGACCGACACTCCGCTTCCCAATTCCGTCGCCTCCCCGGATCTGCTGTGGGAGAATGCGGCCGTTGTGCTGAAGGGGATCGGACAGGTTTTCTTCCAGGAGAATGCCCTTTCCGGACTTCTGTTCGTCATCGGGATCGCCTTCGGCGCTCCTCTTGAGGCAGTCGGTGGCGTCGTCGGGTCATTGATCGGGTTGGCCACCGCCCGTACGCTCAAATTTGATGAAGGCGAAACCAGGGCGGGTATCTACGGATTTAACTCCGCACTGGTGGGCATGGCGACGTTTTTCTATTTTCGCCCCGGGCTCGTTTCACTCCTTCTGCTGCTTGTGGGCTGCGTGGTCGCCACACTCCTGACACGCTGGATGCGACATTCGCTTCCATTTCCCACCTACACGACCCCCTTTATTGTGACGACCTGGGGCATCTACTTCCTGGGCCGGTCGCTGGGTGCGGTCCACGTTGACCCGGGTGCTCCGCTGAGGGATGTCGGTGTTCTTTCTGTGATTGCCCATGGAATTGGACAAGTCATGTTCCAGGGGACTCTCTGGGGGGGTGTCTTCTTCCTGCTGGGAATCGCGATCAGCAACCGGACGCATGCTGTTTGGGTTCTCCTGGGGTCGGTGGTGGGAATGCTGGTGTCCGCCTACCACGCCACCGCGGGTTCTGACGCGCTGCATATCGAGAGACTTCTCGAGCATGCGCACTCTGACAACATCGCTTTAGGCCTCTATGGGTACAACGCGACTCTGACTGCCGTCGCACTCTATCTGTGGCGAAAGTCGGTCATTCCCCCCTTGCTGGGAATGATCCTCTCCGTGCCCGTGACGGAACTCATCCCCACATTGGGGCTTCCGGCCCTCACGGCCCCCTTCGTGTTGACGACCTGGCTGGTCATGTTGCTCGGTTGGACCGAAGCAAGTTTGTTGAAAAAATCAGCGGCATCCCCCTCCTGA
- a CDS encoding ABC transporter transmembrane domain-containing protein, with translation MEVTSASSLDRIISRRSLIRGHARVATFWSVAAMLALILLLLDLGLLLGLLADRGRLELHLSPADVTRFEQLTGLNVVKKVTDEVAEEGGDPAPSPTPPSEESLAPADETESTYVFYDEHGILPAVWRTRDFWWGGLLAKLYRQVSWLQMNILALIWILSVGVLLFVIRAFCLSRLRYHCYRFAIDGVSATRRQLHRQAMRLGPEDLDGTGHEQSIQLFVGEVDGLCKSLFESVSIMTRYPLELAGLLIVLVSVDWRLSLQWIASLALGVLVLGSVRRKAQQRSRLAEDRTRDDQQILLASFKNARLTRGLGIEREEHDQFQKHLDRYHTQLTNFAWAEEAVHHPPAPVILAGAALVAALLFLVCINVLSAGRHNGHSGFTIAEALVFLATVAAAIPGLLALRTLAGYRRELTLGADKIQRYLNRVPAVSQAVGAKFLQPLSKALHFENVKYQTPAGEKILDGVDFKLEVDKCYAITSINPLEARAVALMLPRFIEPREGRVLIDGEDISWVTLESLRAETVFVAADDPPFEGTVFDNIRGGQADLTLQQVTEAAKITHAHNFIVKLFNGYETVLTSQGDTLDPGQRFRLGLARAIVRNPALLIIEEPWSTLDEDTKTLLVDAYDRICRGRTVIFLPARLSTVRRTDQVIVLHDGKVAAIGPHSKLVSQSAIYRHWEYLHFNEFRNES, from the coding sequence GTGGAAGTGACTTCTGCAAGTTCTCTCGACCGAATTATTTCTCGACGCAGTCTGATTCGTGGGCATGCCCGCGTGGCCACCTTCTGGTCAGTTGCGGCCATGCTCGCTTTGATTCTGCTGTTGCTGGATCTGGGGTTGCTGCTGGGGCTACTGGCTGATCGCGGACGACTCGAACTGCATCTGTCCCCCGCGGATGTGACCCGATTCGAGCAGCTTACCGGGCTGAACGTGGTCAAGAAGGTGACTGATGAAGTCGCTGAAGAGGGGGGGGACCCTGCTCCTTCGCCCACGCCTCCATCTGAGGAATCGCTTGCTCCCGCTGATGAAACTGAGTCCACCTACGTCTTTTACGACGAGCATGGAATTCTGCCCGCGGTCTGGCGGACGCGTGACTTCTGGTGGGGCGGGCTGCTCGCAAAGTTATACCGCCAGGTCAGTTGGCTCCAGATGAACATTCTGGCCCTGATCTGGATCCTGTCGGTCGGCGTCTTGCTATTCGTCATCCGGGCGTTCTGTCTCAGTCGGCTACGATACCACTGTTATCGTTTTGCAATCGACGGCGTTTCGGCGACGCGACGGCAACTTCATCGCCAGGCCATGCGTCTGGGGCCGGAAGATCTCGACGGAACGGGACACGAGCAATCGATTCAGCTTTTCGTTGGCGAGGTTGATGGCCTGTGTAAATCACTGTTCGAATCCGTCTCCATCATGACCCGCTATCCGCTGGAACTGGCGGGGTTGCTGATTGTGCTGGTGAGCGTTGACTGGCGGCTGTCGCTGCAGTGGATTGCATCGCTGGCGCTCGGAGTCCTGGTCCTGGGCAGTGTTCGCCGCAAGGCTCAGCAGCGGAGTCGACTGGCGGAGGATCGAACTCGGGACGACCAGCAGATTCTCCTGGCCAGTTTCAAAAATGCCCGTTTGACGCGAGGATTGGGGATCGAGCGTGAAGAGCACGACCAGTTCCAGAAGCACCTCGATCGCTACCACACGCAACTGACGAACTTTGCCTGGGCGGAAGAGGCGGTGCATCACCCCCCTGCTCCGGTGATTCTGGCAGGGGCGGCGCTGGTGGCAGCGCTTCTGTTCCTTGTCTGTATTAACGTACTGTCGGCGGGGCGGCACAATGGCCACTCCGGATTCACCATCGCCGAAGCGCTCGTCTTCCTGGCCACGGTGGCCGCCGCCATACCCGGCTTGCTCGCATTGCGGACGCTCGCAGGGTATCGCCGCGAGCTGACGTTAGGTGCGGACAAGATTCAGCGGTACCTCAACCGCGTTCCGGCGGTCAGCCAGGCGGTGGGAGCCAAGTTCCTTCAGCCGCTTTCCAAGGCGCTGCACTTCGAAAACGTGAAGTATCAGACTCCTGCCGGCGAGAAGATTCTGGACGGTGTCGACTTCAAACTGGAAGTCGATAAGTGTTATGCGATTACCTCGATTAATCCGCTTGAGGCGCGAGCCGTCGCACTGATGCTCCCCCGGTTTATTGAGCCGCGCGAAGGGCGAGTCTTGATCGACGGGGAAGATATCTCGTGGGTCACGCTCGAATCACTGCGGGCCGAAACCGTGTTTGTTGCCGCAGATGATCCCCCGTTTGAAGGAACGGTGTTCGATAATATCCGGGGCGGTCAGGCGGACCTCACCCTGCAACAGGTGACCGAAGCGGCCAAGATCACTCATGCCCACAACTTTATCGTCAAGTTGTTCAATGGTTACGAGACCGTCCTGACCAGTCAGGGGGATACGCTCGATCCCGGTCAGCGATTTCGGCTCGGTTTGGCTCGGGCCATCGTTCGTAATCCTGCCCTGCTGATCATCGAGGAACCGTGGTCGACGCTCGATGAAGATACGAAGACGCTGCTGGTTGACGCGTATGATCGCATCTGTCGGGGCCGTACTGTGATCTTCCTGCCCGCCCGGTTATCCACGGTTCGGCGGACCGATCAGGTGATCGTCTTGCACGACGGAAAGGTGGCGGCGATCGGCCCCCATTCGAAACTCGTCTCGCAGTCCGCAATTTACCGTCACTGGGAGTACCTCCACTTCAACGAGTTCCGAAACGAGAGCTGA
- a CDS encoding ABC transporter permease: MLSSSLLPALLLAAEDATQRGSYNWLPAILISVALLVALLIFSYGTKAGIIARATTKEAVRQPIFLLCMALALVVLLLNYVLPFFSLGEDVKMVKDCGLATILITGLLIAVWTASTSVADEIEGKTAMTLLSKPINRRQFVLGKYIGILQAVLWYMLPVITVFLVLIYFKVSYDAKEGSKDIPPHAERIVEVYQVLPGIGLLFMEIAVLTAVSVAISTRLPMVVNLTSCFAIFVVGHLTGLLVQGGALKIEFVPFMARVIATVLPSLDLFNISAAVATGDIVPPVYLGYSAIYCACYSAAAILMAFILFEDRDLA; the protein is encoded by the coding sequence ATGCTGTCATCGTCACTGTTACCCGCTTTGTTGCTGGCTGCGGAAGATGCCACCCAGCGGGGTTCCTATAACTGGCTGCCTGCGATTCTGATCAGCGTGGCGCTCCTGGTGGCTCTGCTGATTTTTTCTTACGGCACGAAGGCCGGGATCATCGCGCGGGCCACGACGAAAGAAGCGGTGCGACAACCGATCTTCCTGTTGTGTATGGCTTTAGCTCTTGTTGTGCTGCTGCTCAACTACGTCCTTCCGTTTTTCTCACTGGGTGAGGACGTGAAGATGGTGAAGGATTGCGGTCTGGCCACCATTCTGATCACCGGCCTGTTGATCGCTGTCTGGACGGCCAGTACCAGCGTCGCGGATGAAATCGAAGGTAAGACGGCGATGACGCTGCTCTCAAAGCCGATCAATCGCCGCCAGTTTGTGCTCGGCAAATATATCGGGATCCTCCAGGCCGTCCTGTGGTACATGCTGCCCGTCATCACGGTTTTTCTGGTGCTGATTTACTTCAAGGTCAGCTATGACGCGAAGGAAGGCTCGAAAGATATTCCTCCCCATGCCGAGCGGATCGTGGAAGTCTACCAGGTATTGCCCGGCATCGGCCTGCTGTTCATGGAAATCGCGGTGTTGACCGCTGTCAGTGTGGCGATTTCCACCCGGCTTCCGATGGTTGTGAACCTCACCAGTTGTTTTGCGATCTTCGTGGTTGGCCACCTGACCGGTTTACTCGTGCAGGGTGGTGCCCTGAAAATCGAGTTTGTGCCGTTTATGGCGAGGGTGATTGCGACAGTACTTCCGTCACTTGACCTGTTTAATATCAGTGCTGCCGTCGCAACCGGGGATATTGTGCCACCGGTGTATCTTGGCTATTCCGCAATCTACTGCGCCTGTTATTCGGCAGCAGCCATTCTGATGGCGTTCATTCTGTTCGAGGATCGCGACTTGGCATAG
- a CDS encoding outer membrane beta-barrel protein: MLGLRRVRFVDIGTGLSMMFGTAGMLVAGALNAAEMQCTPAPGYASGVPVCNDQIFADAAARLRGLYAGLQGDGGSGPALPAPACGVGGCSSDGEGSGEETPKCWTLVDLFEDDCGNNHLTDNGYNIGGSLAQSYTWNWQNPSNGWNGPVTWTDQANQYQLNQLWMFAEKATDTSKNDWDIGGRVDLLFGTNARLATSTGLETPNLNGPGTYGLAIPSLYAEVAYKKLKVKAGHFVSPVGYFTIDTSQNFFNTIPYTYQWGEPFTHTGVVATYEFSENFIASSGYIQGWDNFDGHNPHMGYLGTWAYTFQDKSSLSHAVFLTQEPNFNFEFTQRYYQSVVYSKPINEKWTYVGQTDFGTQRDATIKGERANWYGIDQYLYYKVNEKWTWGVNFEWWRDEEGYRVAQFLPSNLPSGITGNPNGTTNLPGGYQGDFYQLTVGPRWYPKGTPNLFVRPNLRFDWFDGNINRDVNPAGLAPYDAGTKNNQGLFVTDVVWIF, translated from the coding sequence ATGTTGGGTCTAAGACGAGTTCGATTTGTCGACATCGGCACAGGATTGTCGATGATGTTCGGCACCGCAGGGATGCTGGTGGCCGGCGCTCTCAATGCTGCCGAAATGCAGTGCACGCCAGCTCCCGGCTACGCTTCGGGAGTCCCGGTTTGCAATGATCAGATTTTCGCAGACGCGGCCGCTCGCCTGAGAGGCCTGTATGCCGGTTTGCAAGGCGATGGTGGCTCGGGCCCGGCATTGCCAGCACCCGCCTGCGGCGTCGGCGGCTGCTCGAGCGACGGAGAGGGAAGTGGCGAGGAGACTCCCAAGTGCTGGACTCTGGTCGACCTCTTTGAAGATGACTGCGGCAACAACCACCTGACCGACAACGGCTACAACATCGGCGGTAGCCTCGCTCAGAGCTATACCTGGAACTGGCAGAACCCCAGTAACGGATGGAACGGCCCCGTGACCTGGACCGACCAGGCCAACCAGTACCAGCTCAACCAGTTGTGGATGTTCGCCGAAAAGGCGACCGATACCTCGAAGAATGACTGGGATATCGGAGGTCGCGTTGACCTGCTGTTCGGTACCAACGCCCGTCTGGCAACCTCGACCGGTCTCGAAACCCCGAACCTGAACGGTCCGGGAACCTATGGACTGGCGATCCCCAGCCTGTACGCGGAAGTGGCGTACAAGAAACTGAAAGTGAAAGCCGGTCACTTCGTTTCGCCCGTCGGTTACTTCACCATTGATACGTCACAAAACTTCTTCAATACGATTCCCTACACCTATCAGTGGGGGGAACCATTCACCCACACCGGTGTGGTGGCAACATACGAATTCAGCGAGAACTTCATCGCCAGCAGCGGCTACATCCAGGGCTGGGACAACTTCGACGGCCACAACCCCCACATGGGATACCTGGGCACCTGGGCTTACACCTTCCAGGACAAATCCAGCCTTTCGCATGCCGTGTTCCTGACACAGGAACCGAACTTCAACTTCGAGTTCACACAGCGCTACTACCAGTCGGTTGTCTACAGTAAACCGATCAACGAAAAATGGACATATGTCGGACAGACCGACTTCGGTACCCAGCGAGATGCGACCATCAAGGGCGAACGAGCCAACTGGTACGGTATTGACCAATACCTCTACTACAAGGTCAACGAAAAATGGACATGGGGTGTGAACTTCGAATGGTGGCGTGACGAAGAAGGCTACCGAGTCGCTCAGTTCCTCCCCAGCAACCTTCCCAGCGGTATCACGGGCAACCCCAATGGTACCACCAACCTGCCCGGGGGCTATCAGGGTGACTTCTACCAGCTGACCGTTGGACCACGCTGGTACCCCAAAGGGACCCCCAATCTGTTCGTCCGACCTAACCTGCGATTCGACTGGTTCGACGGCAACATCAACCGTGACGTGAACCCCGCCGGGCTCGCTCCGTACGATGCAGGAACCAAAAACAACCAGGGACTGTTCGTCACCGACGTCGTCTGGATTTTCTAA
- a CDS encoding DUF255 domain-containing protein: protein MQMLQMKNALQGRMYALWSSLFSVALLATVAQAEELKGFERGRAIDWRASYRQAVDEANRDGKPLIVSVTASWCGPCRQMKQLTFNDSRLIEVVQSQFVPYMIDADEQPDLVSGLGIEAYPTTLVISPDLSIQKRLSGFQSASELVNVLNSLGSSGTSARTLVATDEPASALSPVNAVSFGFDGYCLVSILEESRVQRGSPEFVAEHRGQLICFQSDERRQKFLANPEKYWPVANGQCLVSSREGTESGKGDPRMAVTWRGRIWLFSDRERQQRFIQMPLYYVNEL, encoded by the coding sequence ATGCAGATGCTGCAAATGAAGAATGCTTTACAGGGCAGGATGTACGCCCTGTGGAGCAGCCTGTTCTCCGTCGCCCTGTTGGCGACAGTGGCACAGGCCGAAGAGCTCAAGGGATTTGAGCGGGGACGCGCGATCGACTGGAGAGCCTCATATCGCCAGGCAGTCGACGAAGCGAACCGTGACGGGAAGCCACTCATCGTTTCGGTGACAGCGAGCTGGTGCGGTCCGTGCCGGCAAATGAAGCAGTTGACGTTCAATGATTCTCGATTGATTGAAGTTGTCCAGTCGCAATTTGTGCCCTACATGATTGATGCGGATGAACAGCCTGATCTGGTCAGCGGACTGGGGATCGAGGCTTATCCAACGACGCTGGTGATTTCACCCGATCTTTCGATCCAGAAGCGTTTGTCGGGGTTTCAGTCGGCGAGTGAACTGGTCAATGTGTTGAACTCACTGGGGAGTTCCGGCACGTCGGCTCGGACGCTGGTCGCCACCGACGAACCGGCATCGGCCCTTTCGCCGGTCAATGCGGTCTCGTTTGGCTTCGACGGCTACTGTCTGGTCAGTATCCTGGAAGAAAGTCGCGTTCAGCGTGGTTCACCTGAATTTGTTGCAGAGCATCGGGGTCAGTTGATCTGCTTCCAGTCGGATGAGCGTCGCCAGAAATTCCTGGCCAATCCAGAAAAGTACTGGCCCGTTGCGAACGGTCAGTGTCTTGTCAGTTCTCGTGAAGGGACCGAATCCGGGAAGGGTGATCCTCGGATGGCTGTGACCTGGCGAGGCCGGATCTGGTTGTTCAGCGATCGGGAACGGCAGCAGCGTTTCATTCAGATGCCGCTGTACTACGTGAATGAGCTTTGA
- the ureC gene encoding urease subunit alpha has protein sequence MGTRLSRQAYAEKYGPTTGDRVRLADTELIIEIEKDYTSYGEESVFGGGKSIRDGQDQCPLDEPMSPPHCDLVITNVVIIDHWGIVKGDIGIRDGRIVAVGKSGNPLVQDGVDPRLVIGPGTEIISGEGKIVTAGGIDSHIHLICPQQVEVAIATGVTSMIGGGTGSASGTWATTCTPGPWNIMRMLQSFEALPINIGIMGKGNGSLPKPLKDQIEAGACTLKLHEDWGTTLEVIDNALNVADDYDIQIAIHTDTLNECGFVDDTIAAFKGRTIHTFHTEGAGGGHAPDIMKVAGQANVLPASTNPTRPFTHNTIDEHLDMLMVCHHLKKSIPEDVAFAESRIRAETIGAEDVFHDRGIISIMSSDSQAMGRVGEMILRTWQTAHKMKVQFGSLPSDSSRNDNERVKRYVCKYTLNPAIAHGISHCVGSIEGGKLADLVLYEPKYFGIKPFLVLKGGMIVMAQMGDPNASIATPEPVYMRPQFGAFGRALSKTCVSFVSKASINAGIGEKYGLQRELVAVENCRNIGKKNMVRNEATPDIRIDADTYQVWVDGEKVSSEPIATLPMTQRYFLF, from the coding sequence ATGGGTACAAGACTTTCCCGCCAGGCCTATGCAGAGAAGTACGGACCGACGACGGGCGACCGGGTTCGGTTGGCCGATACCGAACTGATCATCGAAATCGAAAAGGACTATACGTCCTACGGTGAAGAGTCCGTGTTCGGAGGAGGTAAGTCGATCCGCGACGGGCAGGACCAGTGCCCTCTCGACGAACCCATGAGTCCCCCTCACTGCGATCTGGTGATCACGAATGTGGTCATCATCGATCACTGGGGAATTGTCAAAGGGGACATCGGAATTCGCGACGGCCGGATCGTGGCCGTAGGAAAGTCGGGCAACCCATTGGTTCAGGACGGCGTTGACCCCCGTCTGGTCATCGGCCCTGGAACAGAAATCATTTCGGGCGAAGGAAAGATCGTCACCGCAGGGGGGATCGACTCGCATATCCATCTGATCTGCCCCCAGCAGGTCGAAGTCGCCATCGCCACCGGCGTGACCAGCATGATCGGCGGGGGAACAGGCTCTGCATCCGGGACATGGGCGACGACCTGTACGCCAGGTCCCTGGAACATCATGCGGATGCTGCAGAGCTTCGAAGCGCTCCCCATCAACATCGGCATCATGGGCAAAGGCAACGGCAGCCTTCCCAAACCGTTGAAAGACCAGATCGAAGCCGGTGCCTGTACGCTCAAGCTGCACGAGGACTGGGGCACCACTCTCGAAGTCATCGACAACGCCCTGAATGTGGCCGACGACTATGACATTCAGATAGCCATCCATACCGACACGCTGAATGAATGCGGTTTCGTCGATGACACCATCGCCGCGTTCAAGGGACGCACGATTCATACCTTCCACACGGAAGGTGCCGGGGGTGGTCACGCTCCCGACATTATGAAAGTGGCCGGTCAGGCTAACGTGCTGCCCGCCAGTACAAACCCGACACGTCCCTTCACCCACAACACGATCGACGAACACCTCGATATGTTGATGGTCTGTCACCACCTGAAGAAGTCGATTCCCGAAGACGTCGCTTTCGCAGAAAGCCGTATTCGAGCTGAAACCATCGGTGCCGAAGATGTCTTTCACGACCGCGGCATCATCAGCATCATGAGTTCCGACTCACAGGCCATGGGTCGCGTGGGCGAAATGATCCTGCGAACCTGGCAGACCGCACACAAAATGAAGGTGCAGTTCGGCTCGCTTCCGTCAGACAGTTCCCGCAATGACAACGAACGCGTCAAGCGATATGTCTGCAAGTACACTCTGAATCCCGCCATTGCTCATGGAATCAGCCATTGCGTCGGCAGTATCGAAGGGGGCAAGCTGGCAGACCTCGTCCTTTACGAGCCAAAGTACTTCGGCATCAAGCCGTTCCTTGTGCTCAAGGGTGGTATGATCGTGATGGCTCAGATGGGTGATCCCAACGCCAGTATCGCAACGCCCGAACCGGTCTACATGCGACCTCAGTTCGGTGCCTTCGGTCGGGCACTCTCCAAGACCTGCGTCTCGTTCGTCTCCAAGGCCTCGATCAATGCCGGCATCGGCGAGAAATACGGCCTGCAGCGAGAACTCGTCGCCGTCGAAAACTGCCGTAACATCGGCAAGAAGAACATGGTTCGCAACGAGGCCACTCCTGATATCCGCATCGACGCCGACACGTATCAGGTGTGGGTTGATGGTGAAAAGGTCAGCAGCGAGCCGATTGCCACGCTGCCGATGACACAGCGATACTTCCTGTTCTAA